The Carassius gibelio isolate Cgi1373 ecotype wild population from Czech Republic chromosome B11, carGib1.2-hapl.c, whole genome shotgun sequence genomic sequence aaaacatacaatCAATTAGAATTGAGCAATTATTACTTGATTAAGCACGGTCATCTaatatgatattaatataaatagtGACTAGTAAGGAAAAATACTCGCCTATGAGTCAAATCATGAGGGAAATTGATCTTAAGACAGATGTATTACCCAAATATAGTCTTAGAAATGTTGAATACAAATATGGTAACTTAGGTGTAAACACAATAATAGACACTACTTGGTGAATACTAGCGGACTACTGTTGGCTAATGCTAATATTTGCACAACCGCTGAAGCAGACCGGTTGAAAACAAGAGACGACTTTTACGTTCCGCTCAGAATAACACAAGACTCCATTTTCAAGCGATGTTAGTCGTTGTTTTGTTCGTATGATGGGAACACCAAAGTCACACATGGattattgcatatttaaaatgatttatttagatATAATTCGCAAAGGGGAACGTGTTTTTATGCAGATCTATGATAAAAGAGACTTACAGGGATCAAATTGTGAACATATCAAAATCTCCACTGTTGTGTGAACAATTAATCTCCATCATATAAATCCACCAAATAAAAGACACACAGCGTAGGatccataaatatttatttaaacattcacATTTCAGGTAAATGTAAATGACTTACCACCTCTACACATAACACATGGATATATGGATAGGTTAGTCTCTGTGGTAAAGCCACACAGTAAGCTTTAGTTAAAAAGGATCCAACACTACTTTTTTCAAACAGCAGTTTGAGAAAGTTCATCAATAAAGGTCAAACTTTTTTATTGGTTTATATGATTGGATAGCTTGCTTAAGTAAATTAACTAGCTATGCTTGAAACTAATGAAATTTACTACACTGTAGTTTTGGCCCATCTATTTTAAACCTATTTCCAGTGGCCTAAGGCACAGGAATATTCTTATACTTTACAGGAAAGTTTATACTTTACAGGCTGCACAGATATATCCATGCAGAAGCTTTAATAACAATGATATTTGATATCTGTGCTGTAAGGTGCGATAGTTGacctgtatgtgtgtttttattttgaccTAGAAGTATTTTCCAAGCTGGTAGGTTTTACCTAAACCCCTCAAACCCTTATTTGCCCCTTGTGCAGTTTCCAGTCAAACACATTGCTCTTTTCATCAAAGTTTGGGCAATTTTTTTGGGTGTGCATCAAATGATGCCAAGAATTGTTGGTTTACAATAAGCAAAACTTAGATGCATTATATTCTGAAGGGGAAAGTCTACAGCTCAGGGAAAGTGCTTTTCACTACAAAAGAAACAAGTCCAAATCCCATGAGATTGTGCTCAAATTAAAGTTTGATGATAACAAGAGTCATCATGTTCCAGCTATTGGATACTTTTTCAGTGCCCTTTAACCCTTTAACCACACAAACACTTTCATCAAATGAAAAGTCATGGACTCTAtgtaacaggaaaaaaataatataagtcAAAACAATCAGGGAAAAAACTCAAAgggaaattaaaacaaaatcaagGAATGAGTAGAAATGTGTGCACTAAAAATCCTAATTGAAAAGGGATGTTTGCAGAGCTCTCAGAGGAGAGTGTCATCAGTGCAGCCTCCCTCAAGTCCATAGCGGAACTCCTGCAGGTTGGACACGCCATAGAAATGAATGAAGGCCGCTGCCACCACCAGCACATGAAATATCTGGTGTGAGTGAAACTAAAAAGAGAGCAAAAGAAGTCGAGTAAAACATGCGCAAATCACTATATTTCAGAACAAGATTAAGAAACTTATTTCTTCActatgacaaaacaaaaacacattatctTACCCAAATATCGCATTTGCCCGGGAAATAGCGCTCTGGGATTCGTGCAGCATACAGCCCAGCACCTGTGATGTACATAGCACCCATTAAATAGAACCAGCCCATCTGTCCAACAGTAGTGGCCTTGACGAAACCCTCCTCAATGGTGAAATGCATGGTGGGGATGATCCCGCTCAGTCCAAGACCCATAAAAACTcctaaagaaaacatttttacattaattaatgcattgcTGTTATTTAGCCTTACTGAGGcactattatagttttaatttattttaaattagctgttatttatttattatttaagtttttagtaatttggtgtttgttttgtcatttatttatttttaataaaaaaaattaactagctgaaataaaattcacattttcatttatatattttcgttttatatttcattttatttcaaccaatgaaaatatatattttttcaggttttagTTTAATTACCTAATCAATTACCAAATCcaaccttaatttttttttcttgttcaaaaAGCAATTTAacatcaaacattaaaaaaacagtatgaaaaaaaaaaatttcattccaTATCTACAGCCAATTAAACTTACGAAGAGCAAGATTTTAGAGTAGACCAATGAGATTTTGCTGTGGGCGGGGCTGCCCAAGTGCACTGCAGCAAAAACCAAATCAAGTGACAAACTTGCATGTATTTTGACTGGCTTCATGACCAgacaaatttatttttcattgcatCACATCAAAACTTCCAACATTATTGCAAATAAGTGACTGCCCACCTGCTCTGGTGGGTCTGTGCCGGGGAGTGGAGAAACGGTCCCACTGGGCAACGATAATAGCTGCAATGCCCAACACACAGACGATTGTGAGGTAGATGAGACGTGGCTGAGGAGAGCAGTAGAAGGAGTAGTAAAGCCAGGGTACAAAAGAGCCCATGATCAGCAAAGCAATGCCAGAGTAGTCTagtctgaaagagagagagaaagaacatgACAAACAGAGAGATCAAAGGCACTTAAAAATCACTTGAAATAGATATTATCTTGTTACAGTTAGTAACAAGACAATATACTTACTTGGAGAAAGTGCGAGAGACTTTCTCAGAATGGCAGTAGACCGTGTGAAAAAGCCAAGAGAAGCTGAGGCACAGCACTGCACCCAAGAAGAACATCCCGAACACCACCTTCTCCTGCAACGGGGCCATGAAGTACATATTGGGTCTTAGCATGGTAAGTGTGCCCAGGCACAAGAATAAGATTAATcctgtgggggaaaaaaacaaacaaacaaacaaacatgtaattGGTCAATGTAACACTTATTTTAATCTTTGACtggatatttaatttatttaaatgcaattcatACAGACAATGGCtctaaatgttcttcttttttgcatctaaaattcatattttattttagtatttatttaaaaaccattttaaatatttttaccttTAGGTAACAATGAAAACACTGCTTGGCATATGTGTTTTAGACTAGATTGTTTGAAATGCTTTCCTTTTCTTTATCATGGACGCTTTGTCACTTACCCTATtatatattgatattattttatataattatttgaaacTTGAAATCTTAATAACAAATTTCTGTTTCATTTGTTACTATAAAATAGCTAATACATTTCAGCATAAGTGAAAGGTTTATCCTGATCCCACTTGCTCTCCAAATTAGAGCGGTGTTTGTTCTCGTAACTGATCTGCTGCATACTCTATGCACTAAATATATGCATGAGGTGCACAACAGGCACCATTCTCTCTGACGGCTAGACACTGTAACCCTAATCTTACCCAACAAATGAGTCCAGATATTCCCGGTCTCTGTGTGGATCCTAAAAATGCTCCCAAAGCAGGCACGAAATGATGGCATGGGAGGCCGATGACCATGTAGGAGGTAGTCATTGTCTTTTAGCCACTCCGGCAGGACATGAAAGGGAATGACCCTCCAGCGGCCCTCCCAGACCTGCAGAACAGTGACCCAGCAtgacttttatttcatttctgttcaaactttaatacatttaatacgtattttttggactataagtcacacctgagtagaAGTCGCAAAAGTCCCAAAATACgttatgatgaggaaaaaaaacataagtcacactggactataagtagcatttatttagaaccaagaaccaagagaaaacattaccatctccagccgcgagagggcgctctatgttttcagtgggagactacaggagcactgagcagcatagagcgccctctcgtggctggagacagtaatgttttctcttggttcatgtctcttagttcatttctcttggttcatgtcaaattaatttttttataaataagtcgcacctgactataaatcgcagtaccagccaaaaaaaagaaaaaaaaagtgcgacttatagtccggaaaatatggtatgtgTGACGATCACACCTTATGCACAAACTCCTCCATCTTCTCCATTGCATGGTGAGCCTGCAGTGGTAGCGTCAGAACTTCTCCAActtcttcatcctcctcttcatcagcAAGACTGTTTGCTCCCTGTAGGCACAATCAGAGCTCAAAAGGAGCCTGCAACACTGCTGGCACTGAATATGAAAGACTCTGTAATGCATTCTGATTAATAATTACATGGCTTGCCTCTGACTGGACACCTTTGGCTCCTATGGGGCTGTTTTCCTTCAGCAGGGGACCCAGCTCCATTAGCTCCACGTCGGCTGGAACGGGGCATTCCTCCGTGACCTGGCAGTCTGCGTGACTGGCAGACCTGACTTGGCCTGACATCTATAGACTGCCCTGTGACCCGTCTCAGAACTCTGAAGCCTCCACTTCAGTTCACTGAGGGCCAAATATAATACATTCATTCAAAACAGAACTTCACAGCCTAAGTAAAGTTATGACAACATCAGTGACCCATAACAACTACAACAGACTGCTTACCTCTGGCAGGAGCTCTGAACACTGGCAGGTCTAAACCTGCCTCCTGATGTTTGCTTCACTATGAAATTGCATTCAgtcttggaagaaaaaaaaaaaaacagcaactagCCATCATCTCTGCTCACATTGCTACAAAAATAGTTCACACTGGCTGAGTTTCAAAACCAAAAGAGCTGTTTTCCATGACACCTTATTTTGACATCATTTAGACTGACTAAATTTCATCACTCGCTGAAACATTAATGGAGTGTGAGCATTAGGTTTCCATAGTAAACATCTCATTAAATTTCCTCCATAGACGAACTGAGTTTTAAACATTAACTTATAAACCTTTAAAAGCAAGCCTACTGTGAGCTACAAGGTTATTAATTTATAAGATATGCTTTTGTTGAAGTCATCAGCCCACATAatctcaaaaaaaattttttttttttttaaataatctgtttAACGGGACAATGTTTAACAGGGGAattcctggtaaaaaaaaaaaaaaaaaaaaaaaaaaaaaacattattttgcagAGAACTGTAAAGGAATCAGAGCTGCAACAATCAAATCGTACAAAATCACTTCAGTAAATTTCCTGAATGACGTAGTAGAATCAGTCTCTGTATGCTCCCAAACTACTTAAAATTTTGAAAAAgcatattttacaataaatataaaatatattttatatattttactatttagcCATCATTAATGTCAATGTGCAGCACTTCACAGGATTTTAGTTCACCTCATTTAAAGGTTGTTCACTCAACAATGAAAAtcttgtcataatttattcacctaGATGTTGTTCCAATTTGAAGTCAAtgactaccagcaactgtttggttaccaacattcttcaataaatatattgtgttcagcaggagaaagaaattgatacaggcttggaacaacatgagcatgagtaaatgatgacagagcaTAATGTCTTGTACTATTGTCTTTTGACATGATTTTTAAGTACCTTTTTGGTTTTAAATCAAAGTTttgaatatttttgattaaaatcgTAGCTGGTTGTTTTGGTTCATGGCTTATAACTTGTTAAAACAAAGACTTAAAATCCTcatg encodes the following:
- the LOC127968421 gene encoding adiponectin receptor protein 1-like isoform X2, with amino-acid sequence MSGQVRSASHADCQVTEECPVPADVELMELGPLLKENSPIGAKGVQSEGANSLADEEEDEEVGEVLTLPLQAHHAMEKMEEFVHKVWEGRWRVIPFHVLPEWLKDNDYLLHGHRPPMPSFRACFGSIFRIHTETGNIWTHLLGLILFLCLGTLTMLRPNMYFMAPLQEKVVFGMFFLGAVLCLSFSWLFHTVYCHSEKVSRTFSKLDYSGIALLIMGSFVPWLYYSFYCSPQPRLIYLTIVCVLGIAAIIVAQWDRFSTPRHRPTRAGVFMGLGLSGIIPTMHFTIEEGFVKATTVGQMGWFYLMGAMYITGAGLYAARIPERYFPGKCDIWFHSHQIFHVLVVAAAFIHFYGVSNLQEFRYGLEGGCTDDTLL
- the LOC127968421 gene encoding adiponectin receptor protein 1-like isoform X1; this translates as MSGQVRSASHADCQVTEECPVPADVELMELGPLLKENSPIGAKGVQSEASHGANSLADEEEDEEVGEVLTLPLQAHHAMEKMEEFVHKVWEGRWRVIPFHVLPEWLKDNDYLLHGHRPPMPSFRACFGSIFRIHTETGNIWTHLLGLILFLCLGTLTMLRPNMYFMAPLQEKVVFGMFFLGAVLCLSFSWLFHTVYCHSEKVSRTFSKLDYSGIALLIMGSFVPWLYYSFYCSPQPRLIYLTIVCVLGIAAIIVAQWDRFSTPRHRPTRAGVFMGLGLSGIIPTMHFTIEEGFVKATTVGQMGWFYLMGAMYITGAGLYAARIPERYFPGKCDIWFHSHQIFHVLVVAAAFIHFYGVSNLQEFRYGLEGGCTDDTLL